Proteins from a single region of Chitinispirillales bacterium:
- a CDS encoding sulfite exporter TauE/SafE family protein, which yields MFQDPMFLFFLFLSGLFAGFVNVYAGGGTILTVAIMVFHGVPISTANGTNRIGVLAAASASTYTFFKDGIISVKKALKIGFWAIPGAIAGALFSVNLNNEVFAKIFGFIVIFIAASLFIPNKTDKNTKELNPLVLAISMFLVGIYGGFVQTGVGLIQMAVFKHIAKMDLLKTNAYKMANTLVFTIPAVAVFAFTNSILLDCAVVLAVSSAIGAKIGSVLAIKKGEKFIKIVMFFVLTIIAFMFLTDVK from the coding sequence ATGTTTCAAGACCCGATGTTTCTTTTTTTTCTTTTTTTAAGCGGATTATTCGCCGGTTTCGTCAATGTTTATGCGGGCGGCGGAACTATTTTAACCGTTGCGATTATGGTTTTTCACGGCGTTCCTATTTCCACGGCCAACGGAACAAATCGAATAGGCGTACTGGCGGCGGCTTCGGCCTCGACTTATACTTTTTTTAAAGACGGGATAATTTCTGTAAAAAAGGCGTTGAAAATAGGTTTTTGGGCGATCCCCGGCGCGATTGCCGGAGCGTTGTTTTCGGTTAATTTAAACAACGAAGTTTTTGCTAAGATTTTCGGATTTATCGTAATTTTTATCGCCGCTTCGCTTTTTATTCCGAATAAAACCGATAAAAACACAAAAGAACTTAATCCTTTAGTTTTGGCGATTTCTATGTTTTTGGTAGGAATTTACGGCGGATTTGTTCAAACGGGCGTAGGGCTTATTCAAATGGCGGTTTTCAAACATATCGCAAAGATGGACCTGTTGAAGACCAACGCTTATAAAATGGCGAATACTTTAGTTTTTACAATTCCCGCAGTCGCCGTTTTTGCTTTCACAAACTCAATTCTGCTTGACTGTGCGGTCGTACTTGCCGTTTCAAGCGCAATCGGTGCGAAAATCGGTTCGGTTCTCGCTATAAAAAAGGGCGAGAAATTTATCAAAATCGTTATGTTTTTTGTGTTGACGATCATAGCGTTTATGTTTTTGACCGACGTGAAATAG
- a CDS encoding glycosyltransferase — MKIIFTPLNRSENAYIDIMKSAYEIAGECEIVHLRGIKNLFCAKFIVLNWYENITPSKLLTKKIFWFSLRFLTIVILRLNRVKIIWTLHNKEPHGGRFAGLSKLMMKILANKSDFIIIHSQSSRQVVEYLTKNNNLSPKTVYVPLPNYCGHYGEMPKNLQLGDERLQILFLGGIREYKNVDILIEVAKKLNFKNLHLKIIGKCSKNYFEELENLTKDTANIFIKNEFVPDNLIPEYISRCHVLAAPYDTKTMLNSGTAILAFSYKRTIVSPAIGTLEDIKDKSLFFDYSYSSREEHIEKLSQVISKIYYEYEGKYNDLLKIGERCFSLVKKNNGIEEIVQILKEKVFEKIEEEKK, encoded by the coding sequence ATGAAAATAATTTTTACGCCGCTTAACCGCTCGGAAAACGCATATATCGACATAATGAAATCCGCTTATGAAATTGCCGGAGAATGTGAAATTGTTCATTTGCGCGGTATAAAAAACCTGTTTTGTGCGAAATTTATCGTCTTGAATTGGTATGAAAATATAACACCCTCAAAATTACTCACAAAAAAAATTTTTTGGTTTTCGCTTCGCTTTCTGACAATAGTTATTTTACGTCTCAACAGGGTAAAAATTATTTGGACGCTTCATAACAAAGAGCCGCATGGCGGACGTTTTGCCGGATTGTCGAAACTTATGATGAAAATTTTGGCGAACAAGTCGGATTTCATAATAATTCATTCGCAAAGCAGCCGACAAGTCGTGGAATATTTAACAAAAAACAATAATTTATCTCCAAAAACAGTATATGTTCCGCTTCCGAATTACTGTGGTCATTACGGAGAGATGCCTAAGAATTTGCAACTCGGCGATGAAAGATTGCAAATTTTATTCTTGGGCGGTATTCGAGAATATAAAAACGTCGATATTTTAATTGAAGTTGCAAAAAAATTAAATTTTAAAAATTTGCACCTGAAAATTATTGGAAAATGCAGTAAAAATTATTTTGAAGAATTGGAAAATTTAACGAAAGACACGGCTAATATTTTCATAAAAAACGAGTTTGTTCCCGATAATTTAATTCCAGAGTATATTTCAAGATGCCATGTTTTAGCCGCGCCTTACGATACAAAAACAATGTTAAATTCTGGAACGGCGATACTTGCGTTTTCATATAAGAGAACGATAGTTTCGCCTGCGATCGGAACGCTTGAAGACATAAAAGATAAATCTCTTTTCTTTGATTATTCGTATTCTTCTCGGGAAGAACACATTGAAAAATTATCGCAGGTTATTTCAAAAATTTATTACGAATACGAGGGGAAATATAACGATTTGCTGAAAATTGGAGAAAGGTGTTTTAGTCTGGTCAAAAAAAATAACGGCATTGAAGAAATCGTGCAAATACTGAAAGAGAAAGTGTTTGAAAAAATTGAAGAGGAGAAAAAATGA
- a CDS encoding type II secretion system GspH family protein codes for MKIKNEKRGFTLLELMIVVTIIGILSTTVTISIKDYVLEKKGEEKVVAFYNQLKLIKSFALRDNVRYLVKLNPHPETAFQIFKDVKPSNYECDPDEEATLFPEQNDIAKTIKIGKPDGMSDFDNAAAYVSFDVNDDINGDWKQDSNVDKNENNTIEKNGIFTPGTSTTVTNSLIIFKNDEIGSINKGLIYLKNNSIKRIGYAIVRPEHDNNIRLFKWNGNRWLEL; via the coding sequence ATGAAAATAAAAAATGAAAAACGTGGTTTTACGCTATTGGAATTGATGATTGTGGTAACAATAATCGGAATATTGTCGACAACGGTTACCATAAGCATAAAAGACTATGTTCTTGAAAAAAAGGGCGAAGAAAAAGTAGTCGCTTTTTATAATCAATTGAAACTTATAAAAAGTTTTGCGTTGCGGGACAATGTTAGATATTTGGTAAAATTAAATCCCCATCCCGAAACCGCTTTTCAAATTTTCAAAGATGTTAAACCTTCAAACTATGAATGCGATCCTGATGAAGAAGCGACTTTATTCCCGGAACAAAACGATATCGCTAAAACGATTAAAATCGGTAAACCCGACGGGATGAGCGATTTTGATAATGCGGCGGCGTACGTTTCTTTTGACGTAAATGACGATATAAACGGCGATTGGAAGCAAGATTCTAATGTCGATAAGAATGAGAATAATACTATCGAAAAAAATGGAATTTTTACACCAGGAACATCGACAACTGTTACCAATAGCTTAATAATCTTTAAAAACGATGAAATCGGCTCAATAAATAAAGGACTTATTTATCTAAAAAATAATTCAATAAAAAGAATAGGTTACGCCATAGTTCGCCCAGAACACGATAATAACATAAGATTGTTTAAATGGAACGGCAACCGTTGGCTTGAATTGTAA
- a CDS encoding PilW family protein, with protein sequence MKTKNKKNTGTTLVELMIYMIVSLIVITAAFKVISRATTGYLHGRSVAKAQYGARDCLTAMSRDIASMGYKAYFEYDGDKPNRNIDSVGYTRTDSVVGFGRHTMTGNSAAFFFYDGENTKSDTLEFFRIRTNEKGERIARERVKYYLDEDNNVIIRELWTMRQTASHLIFGEWGIPDTTYMASNIVALNFRFSENGDDLWISKFDNANPVTGTIVKRNNVRNVEIALLVKGQKKGKGIYGQTEYIIGDRVHNTSDNEFIHRLYRQVVEIPNNARGN encoded by the coding sequence ATGAAAACTAAAAATAAAAAAAATACCGGAACTACGCTTGTCGAACTGATGATTTACATGATTGTCTCGTTGATTGTTATTACCGCAGCGTTTAAAGTTATCTCAAGAGCGACAACCGGCTATTTACATGGAAGATCTGTTGCAAAAGCGCAATACGGCGCCAGAGATTGCCTGACCGCTATGTCAAGAGATATCGCATCTATGGGGTACAAGGCGTATTTTGAATATGACGGCGATAAGCCGAATCGTAATATTGACAGCGTAGGCTATACAAGAACGGATTCGGTTGTCGGATTCGGCAGGCATACTATGACTGGAAACTCCGCCGCGTTCTTTTTTTATGACGGTGAAAACACAAAAAGCGATACGCTTGAATTTTTTAGAATAAGGACGAATGAAAAAGGTGAAAGAATCGCTAGAGAAAGAGTTAAATATTATCTTGACGAAGACAATAACGTTATAATTCGTGAACTATGGACAATGAGGCAAACCGCTAGCCACTTAATTTTCGGCGAATGGGGAATTCCGGATACTACATATATGGCGTCAAACATTGTCGCGTTGAATTTCAGGTTTAGCGAAAACGGCGACGACCTGTGGATTTCAAAATTTGATAACGCAAATCCGGTTACCGGTACGATAGTCAAAAGAAATAATGTTCGCAACGTTGAAATCGCCCTGCTCGTAAAAGGGCAAAAAAAAGGAAAAGGGATATACGGTCAAACGGAATATATTATAGGAGACAGGGTTCATAATACGTCTGACAACGAATTTATTCATCGTTTATACCGCCAAGTCGTAGAAATCCCAAACAATGCAAGAGGAAATTGA
- a CDS encoding GGDEF domain-containing protein, whose protein sequence is MSRTTKLLYESAFGHSEVVGLADKNLRRAVLKTTIFLGIIMTISFSSYTYKETGIVSEYLFRLFGITLPFIVSFILMSRSPGMFFPTLLVLVPLFSIFVSMFYAGGSGLFQGLWVLCIPSISVLAGIEAAIIFCSIVFVSMLSICFIPNFGHEYPHEVSFRYLAVYVTNCILIFVYTISRNRLHHEFVRELKAFGQIDSLTGLFNRRGFQIYAEELWKQAVEDKLPLSILIIDIHNFKEINDKYGYQIGDSFLIKCVKILKHNTKSSLDLIVRSSGKEFCMFLFNTTQEETKNIAQEIKLSIEKEIFTLDDKLTGVSVQEGIESVDFAKKDGKQHVTLNEMIISASQNLQ, encoded by the coding sequence ATGAGCAGAACAACGAAATTATTGTATGAAAGCGCGTTTGGTCATTCTGAAGTAGTGGGGTTGGCGGATAAGAATCTTCGCCGCGCAGTGCTAAAAACAACGATTTTTCTAGGTATAATAATGACGATTTCATTTTCTTCATATACTTATAAAGAAACAGGAATTGTATCGGAATATTTGTTCCGTTTATTTGGGATTACTTTGCCTTTTATCGTAAGTTTTATTTTAATGAGTAGAAGCCCCGGAATGTTTTTCCCGACGTTACTTGTCTTAGTTCCGCTTTTTTCGATTTTCGTTTCGATGTTTTATGCCGGAGGAAGCGGGCTGTTTCAAGGATTATGGGTACTTTGCATTCCTTCTATTTCGGTTTTGGCCGGAATAGAAGCGGCGATAATATTTTGTTCGATTGTATTCGTATCAATGTTATCAATATGCTTTATTCCGAATTTTGGCCATGAGTATCCGCATGAAGTTTCGTTTAGATATTTAGCTGTATATGTAACGAATTGTATCCTTATTTTTGTTTATACGATTTCAAGAAACAGATTACATCATGAATTTGTTAGAGAACTGAAAGCGTTTGGGCAAATTGATTCGCTTACGGGACTTTTTAATCGACGAGGATTTCAAATCTACGCGGAAGAACTTTGGAAACAAGCGGTCGAAGATAAATTGCCGTTATCAATATTAATTATCGATATTCATAACTTCAAAGAAATTAACGATAAATACGGATACCAAATCGGCGATTCTTTCCTTATAAAATGCGTAAAAATTCTTAAACATAATACTAAAAGCTCGCTTGATTTAATAGTTCGCTCAAGCGGAAAGGAATTTTGTATGTTTTTATTTAATACGACGCAAGAAGAAACGAAAAATATCGCCCAAGAAATAAAATTGAGTATAGAAAAAGAAATCTTTACGCTTGACGATAAATTAACCGGTGTTTCAGTTCAAGAGGGAATTGAGTCTGTTGATTTTGCTAAAAAAGATGGAAAACAGCACGTGACTTTAAACGAAATGATTATATCCGCCAGTCAAAATCTTCAGTAA
- the thiC gene encoding phosphomethylpyrimidine synthase ThiC, which produces MTRIEQARKNLISDELKIVAAQENIDVKAIIKKIADGSIVVVKNKLRNIKPLVLGEETKIKINANIGMSSSQTDIEKELEKMRISVKYGADAIMDLSTAGNLKEMRTKLIKECPAVVGTVPLYEMVFQAKEARKSVLDLTADDMFETIRDHCRQGVDFLTIHCGVTKQTVNRFHEVKRLAGATSRGGTIIMEWIHYNRKESPLYEQYDRLLDILKEYDVAISLGDAFRPGATADSTDRVQIEELSILGELVDRARDKGVGVFVEGPGHVPLNQVVSNIQIQKRLCRNAPFYVLGPLVTDISLGYDHISGAIGGALAGLAGADFLCYLTPSEHLRLPSLQDVKEGVIASVIAAHAADLAKGRPDAVARDNAISKAKKELNWEKVYELSIDKEKARSYRESMELSGENSDVCSMCGEFCAMKRSSKIE; this is translated from the coding sequence ATGACAAGAATTGAACAGGCAAGAAAAAATTTAATTTCCGACGAACTCAAAATCGTTGCCGCACAAGAGAATATTGATGTCAAAGCGATAATAAAAAAGATTGCCGACGGAAGTATTGTTGTCGTCAAAAATAAATTAAGAAACATAAAGCCGCTCGTTTTGGGTGAGGAAACAAAAATAAAAATCAATGCGAACATAGGAATGTCCTCTTCACAAACAGATATTGAGAAAGAGTTGGAAAAGATGCGGATTTCTGTGAAATACGGAGCGGACGCGATAATGGATTTGTCAACGGCGGGCAATTTAAAAGAAATGCGCACAAAGCTTATAAAAGAATGTCCTGCCGTAGTTGGTACGGTTCCGCTTTACGAAATGGTTTTTCAAGCAAAAGAAGCAAGAAAATCCGTTCTGGACTTAACCGCCGACGATATGTTTGAAACAATCCGTGACCATTGTCGGCAAGGCGTGGATTTTTTGACGATTCACTGTGGAGTGACCAAACAGACGGTAAACAGGTTTCACGAAGTAAAGCGGCTTGCCGGTGCGACGTCGCGGGGCGGTACTATAATTATGGAATGGATTCATTACAACAGAAAAGAAAGTCCGCTCTACGAACAATACGACCGATTGCTTGATATCCTCAAAGAGTACGATGTTGCGATTTCTTTGGGAGACGCGTTTCGTCCGGGTGCGACCGCCGACTCTACGGACAGAGTACAGATTGAGGAATTATCAATTTTGGGCGAATTAGTAGATCGTGCAAGGGATAAAGGCGTAGGAGTTTTCGTCGAAGGACCGGGACACGTTCCGCTTAATCAGGTTGTCAGTAACATTCAAATTCAGAAGCGTCTTTGCAGAAACGCGCCTTTTTATGTTTTGGGACCGCTTGTAACCGATATTTCTTTGGGATACGACCATATTTCCGGCGCAATCGGCGGAGCGCTTGCAGGACTTGCGGGTGCGGATTTTTTGTGTTATCTTACTCCTTCGGAACATTTGCGGCTGCCGTCTTTGCAAGACGTAAAAGAAGGAGTTATCGCCTCGGTTATCGCCGCCCATGCGGCGGATCTGGCAAAAGGAAGACCGGACGCCGTTGCAAGAGATAACGCGATTTCCAAAGCGAAAAAGGAATTGAATTGGGAAAAAGTTTACGAGTTGAGCATTGACAAAGAAAAGGCGCGCAGTTATAGGGAATCAATGGAATTAAGCGGTGAAAACAGCGATGTTTGTTCAATGTGCGGAGAATTTTGCGCGATGAAAAGGTCGAGTAAAATAGAATAA
- the bioD gene encoding dethiobiotin synthase, translated as MRKKFVIIAPDTDCAKTITTSGLLTSAINKKIRSIASKPIQTGCSDRRSKDLDFAFSTAKLNVLTEIYEKLVLCKLKTPSSPLLASQLENISIDWDEIVKKIIEVSNDYDLFFIETAGGIYTPITCGNLGLQKSFIYKYGTNADFAKALKCPVLLSIPNRVGAISLGVMTVNCAKEHGLQIAGAIFSQTVEPKTETDIAILRDNVETFQYMTGVKVLANVPFIKNIENKSLAIYFDYAIDFLINM; from the coding sequence ATGAGAAAAAAATTTGTGATTATTGCCCCAGACACCGATTGTGCAAAAACGATTACGACAAGCGGACTTTTAACATCTGCGATAAATAAAAAAATCAGATCGATTGCATCAAAACCCATACAAACCGGCTGTAGTGACAGGCGTTCCAAAGATTTGGACTTTGCTTTCAGTACGGCAAAATTGAACGTCTTAACAGAAATTTACGAAAAATTGGTTTTGTGCAAACTAAAAACTCCATCCTCTCCGCTCCTTGCGTCTCAATTGGAAAATATCAGTATTGATTGGGACGAAATTGTAAAAAAAATTATAGAAGTTTCAAATGATTACGATTTGTTTTTTATTGAAACCGCCGGCGGAATTTATACCCCGATTACGTGCGGCAATTTAGGTTTACAAAAATCTTTCATATATAAGTATGGAACAAATGCGGATTTTGCGAAGGCGCTAAAATGTCCGGTGTTATTATCGATCCCTAATCGTGTCGGAGCAATTTCTTTGGGGGTTATGACTGTAAACTGCGCAAAAGAACACGGATTACAAATCGCCGGAGCAATTTTTTCACAGACTGTGGAGCCAAAAACAGAAACGGATATTGCAATATTGAGAGACAATGTCGAAACATTTCAATATATGACAGGCGTAAAAGTTTTGGCAAACGTTCCTTTTATAAAAAATATTGAGAATAAATCGCTTGCGATTTATTTTGATTACGCTATTGATTTTTTGATTAACATGTGA
- the bioA gene encoding adenosylmethionine--8-amino-7-oxononanoate transaminase encodes MIDLQFDKKHLWHPYAPAINSAKVYPVLSANGCKIYLDTGEELVDGVGSWWSAIHGYSHPILVDALSNQAKKMSHVMFGGLTHSPAIELGKKLLELLGKNFSHVFFADGGSVAVEIAMKTAIQYQCNKNLYKKTKFLSFKNAYHGDTGLAMSVCDTTDGMHSTFINVIQKQIFAPAPPLGFSAEITDDDFLPILKIVQKKHREIAAVIIEPIVQCAGGMRIYSPKFLKKIRELCDEYNLILICDEIATGFGRTGVMFAVEHADITPDIICVGKALTGGTMTLAAMVTTSKVAQTVCKNNMPLMHGPTFMANPLACTVSRANLDLLTSWDWQEKVKNIENYLNENLKSLSNNLNVADVRVLGAMGAIEMKEKIDVSKFQNDCISRGAWIRPLGKVAYVMPSFVISYEELKTLTDALKFAVLQS; translated from the coding sequence ATGATAGATTTGCAATTTGATAAAAAGCATTTATGGCATCCTTATGCGCCGGCGATAAATTCAGCGAAAGTTTATCCGGTTTTGTCGGCGAATGGCTGCAAAATATATTTGGATACGGGCGAGGAGTTGGTTGACGGAGTTGGATCTTGGTGGTCGGCCATTCACGGATATTCACACCCTATACTTGTCGATGCGCTATCAAATCAGGCAAAAAAAATGAGCCATGTTATGTTTGGAGGACTGACGCATTCACCGGCGATTGAGCTCGGGAAAAAACTTCTTGAACTTCTTGGAAAGAATTTTTCACATGTATTTTTTGCAGACGGCGGCTCGGTGGCTGTAGAAATTGCAATGAAAACGGCGATTCAATATCAGTGCAACAAAAATTTGTATAAAAAAACAAAATTTCTTTCTTTTAAAAACGCATATCACGGCGATACGGGGCTGGCTATGTCGGTTTGCGATACTACGGACGGAATGCACTCGACTTTTATTAACGTAATACAAAAGCAAATTTTTGCGCCTGCGCCGCCGCTTGGATTTAGTGCGGAAATCACTGACGACGACTTTTTGCCAATATTAAAAATCGTTCAAAAAAAACATCGGGAAATTGCCGCCGTAATCATTGAACCTATTGTACAATGTGCGGGTGGAATGAGAATTTATTCACCGAAATTTCTAAAAAAAATCCGTGAATTGTGCGATGAATACAACCTGATTTTAATATGTGACGAAATTGCAACCGGATTTGGAAGAACCGGTGTAATGTTCGCTGTTGAACACGCAGACATTACACCGGACATAATTTGCGTCGGCAAAGCGCTTACCGGCGGGACAATGACGCTTGCGGCTATGGTTACGACCTCAAAAGTCGCTCAGACCGTATGTAAAAATAATATGCCGCTTATGCATGGACCGACGTTTATGGCAAACCCCTTAGCCTGTACTGTTTCAAGAGCGAATTTGGACTTATTGACAAGTTGGGATTGGCAGGAAAAAGTGAAAAATATAGAAAATTATTTGAACGAAAATCTTAAAAGTTTATCAAACAATCTCAACGTTGCCGACGTAAGAGTTTTAGGCGCAATGGGAGCGATTGAAATGAAAGAAAAAATAGATGTCTCTAAATTTCAAAACGACTGTATTTCACGGGGTGCGTGGATTAGACCTTTGGGAAAGGTAGCATACGTTATGCCGTCTTTTGTTATATCTTACGAAGAGTTAAAAACTCTTACGGATGCATTGAAATTTGCAGTTTTGCAAAGTTAA
- the tsaE gene encoding tRNA (adenosine(37)-N6)-threonylcarbamoyltransferase complex ATPase subunit type 1 TsaE, with translation MFEIISDSVSDTRNFGKKLAKSLKKGQIFALNGNVGCGKTEFIRGVLSELNPEISVLSPTFSIVNSYETKNFTIHHFDFYRIKNAEEFIEIGFDEYLNENSVVFVEWAQMFKNVLGENCETVNFSAISENSRKIESSILF, from the coding sequence ATGTTTGAAATAATAAGCGATTCAGTATCCGATACCAGAAATTTTGGCAAAAAATTAGCTAAATCGCTCAAAAAAGGACAGATTTTTGCACTGAACGGTAATGTCGGTTGCGGAAAAACCGAGTTTATTCGAGGAGTTTTGTCAGAATTAAATCCTGAAATTTCCGTATTGAGCCCCACTTTCTCAATAGTTAATTCATACGAAACAAAAAATTTTACCATACATCATTTCGATTTTTACAGAATAAAAAACGCCGAAGAATTTATTGAAATAGGATTTGATGAATATTTAAATGAAAATTCGGTTGTTTTTGTCGAATGGGCGCAAATGTTTAAAAACGTTTTAGGAGAAAATTGTGAAACGGTAAACTTTAGCGCTATTTCAGAAAACTCGCGAAAAATCGAATCGTCAATTCTGTTTTAA
- a CDS encoding bifunctional response regulator/alkaline phosphatase family protein — MQRKNILWIDDEIEFFRAHIMFLEARGYSVTPLYSGYDGLSALHKNHNLYDIVLLDEQMPGKDGLSVLNEIKEFLPDLPVVMVTKSEEEDVMERAIGKKIDGYLTKPVNPSQILTVCKKLLGSQEILSNQVKNAFVKNYSEIRAKLQSDVTYKEWVKIYQQIVKMELDTQEIEDETLRQKHYTQKIEANEKFADFLMQNYPGWLINPHVDGKPVIANELLEKHILPEIKKDEKFALVIFDSLQLCQFVVIQRFLRKIFRCSEICFYLSTVPTTLPHALSSLLTGLLPKDFASQRPDLWEALSSNSNVWEETARFGLKRLNCEKNVSFYNILKDNTSCEDIVSRMLKENNFSIIFADFLDLISLNKQNKIMRDMISSGKAFRDMTSMWFEKSDFYKLLKLMCENNITVALTSSAGNILCSSSADHYGKHSGYSNMRFRSGEFMFSDTRTGYYVANPAEYGLPSKNENTSFNVLRGNYCFTGHGSYYDNMKKQLYFFERGGVSLEESIVPFAIFRTKQNENAEIL; from the coding sequence ATGCAGAGAAAAAATATTTTATGGATTGACGACGAGATTGAATTTTTTCGAGCTCACATTATGTTTTTAGAGGCGCGCGGTTACAGTGTAACTCCTTTATACAGTGGTTATGACGGCTTATCGGCGTTGCACAAAAATCACAATTTGTACGATATTGTTTTACTTGACGAACAGATGCCCGGAAAGGACGGGCTTTCGGTTTTGAACGAAATTAAAGAATTTTTACCCGATTTGCCGGTCGTTATGGTCACGAAAAGCGAAGAAGAGGACGTGATGGAACGGGCGATAGGAAAAAAAATCGACGGATACTTGACAAAACCGGTAAATCCGAGTCAAATACTGACGGTTTGCAAAAAATTGCTGGGTTCTCAAGAAATATTGTCAAATCAGGTGAAAAATGCATTTGTAAAAAACTATTCCGAAATAAGAGCGAAATTACAAAGCGATGTTACATACAAGGAATGGGTAAAAATTTATCAACAGATTGTAAAAATGGAATTGGATACTCAAGAGATAGAAGATGAAACGTTACGACAAAAGCATTATACGCAAAAAATTGAAGCGAATGAAAAATTTGCGGATTTTTTGATGCAGAATTATCCGGGCTGGTTAATAAATCCACATGTGGACGGTAAACCTGTGATTGCAAATGAACTTCTTGAAAAACATATTTTGCCGGAAATTAAAAAAGACGAAAAATTTGCATTAGTAATTTTTGACTCTTTACAACTTTGTCAATTCGTTGTCATTCAAAGGTTTTTGAGAAAAATATTTCGGTGTTCCGAGATATGCTTTTATTTATCGACAGTTCCTACGACGCTTCCACATGCGCTTTCCTCACTTTTAACAGGGCTTCTGCCGAAAGATTTTGCTTCCCAGCGTCCTGATTTATGGGAAGCGCTTTCAAGCAATTCCAACGTATGGGAAGAGACGGCAAGGTTCGGGTTGAAGAGATTGAATTGCGAAAAAAATGTTTCGTTTTACAATATTCTGAAAGACAATACAAGTTGTGAGGACATTGTTTCGCGAATGTTAAAAGAAAATAATTTCAGTATAATTTTTGCAGATTTTCTTGATTTGATTTCGTTGAACAAGCAGAATAAAATTATGCGGGATATGATTTCAAGCGGTAAAGCATTTAGAGACATGACATCAATGTGGTTTGAAAAATCCGACTTTTATAAATTATTAAAACTCATGTGCGAAAATAACATTACAGTCGCCTTAACTTCCAGCGCCGGTAATATTTTATGTTCGTCGTCCGCCGATCACTACGGAAAACACAGCGGATATTCGAATATGCGGTTTAGAAGCGGAGAATTTATGTTTAGCGATACGCGTACAGGATACTATGTCGCCAACCCTGCAGAGTACGGTTTGCCTTCCAAAAATGAAAACACATCTTTCAACGTTTTGCGTGGGAATTACTGCTTTACAGGACACGGAAGTTACTACGACAATATGAAAAAACAGTTGTATTTTTTTGAACGCGGCGGCGTATCGCTTGAAGAATCAATAGTTCCTTTCGCCATATTTCGCACTAAACAAAACGAAAATGCAGAAATTTTGTAA